The following are encoded together in the Halopiger aswanensis genome:
- a CDS encoding amino acid-binding protein, giving the protein MVDEPVVSEDDEEGDDPETDGGVQAYTVRLELVDEPGELLRALSPIAENGGNLLSIHHERGNITPRGHIPVEVDLECPPDRFEDIVEALRDAGVNVIQAGADRYGEEINVVLVGHLVDTDLSHTLNRIQEETSAAVLDLSLSAPEGTENISSARLRLAIDSGEAEETLAQIRTIGTDKELTVVEPLLGGDA; this is encoded by the coding sequence ATGGTCGATGAGCCAGTCGTCTCCGAGGACGACGAGGAGGGGGACGACCCCGAGACCGACGGTGGCGTACAGGCCTACACCGTTCGCCTCGAGCTCGTCGACGAGCCCGGAGAGTTGCTTCGCGCCCTCTCCCCGATCGCAGAAAACGGCGGCAACCTCCTGAGTATTCACCACGAGCGCGGGAATATCACACCGCGCGGGCACATCCCCGTCGAGGTCGACCTCGAGTGCCCGCCCGACCGATTCGAGGACATCGTCGAGGCGCTACGCGACGCCGGCGTGAACGTCATCCAGGCCGGCGCGGATCGCTACGGCGAGGAGATCAACGTCGTGCTGGTCGGCCACCTCGTCGATACCGACCTCTCGCACACCCTAAATCGCATTCAGGAAGAGACCAGCGCCGCCGTGCTCGACCTCTCGCTGTCCGCACCCGAAGGAACGGAAAACATCTCGAGCGCGCGCCTGCGGCTCGCCATCGACTCCGGCGAGGCCGAGGAAACGCTCGCGCAGATCCGCACGATCGGCACGGACAAGGAACTGACCGTCGTCGAACCGCTGCTCGGAGGTGACGCCTGA
- a CDS encoding homoserine dehydrogenase yields MGQKLAILGAGDVGRSVADLAGEYGHEVVALADSSTAVVDPDGIDVEAALERKVGGESVGTADPEAVFETDYDVLVEATPTTLGDAEPGFSHVERALEADRHVVLANKGPVAERYEELQALEADSAGSVRFEATVGGAIPVLSTIEDETPQAVTAVRGVLNGTANFILTRMAAEGLDYEHVLAEAQDLGVAEADPTFDVDGTDAALKFVILANVLADGGFALEDADVTGIQNIPGSALDLAAEDGRTIRLIGEATREGVRVAPRLVPENGPLAVTGTRNIVQIETKNAGSLHSSGRGAGGPETATAVLSDVGRLPEL; encoded by the coding sequence ATGGGACAGAAACTCGCAATTCTCGGCGCCGGCGACGTGGGCCGCTCGGTCGCGGACCTCGCCGGCGAGTACGGCCACGAAGTCGTCGCGCTCGCAGACTCCAGTACTGCCGTCGTCGACCCCGACGGAATCGACGTCGAAGCGGCCCTCGAGCGGAAGGTCGGCGGCGAGTCCGTCGGCACCGCCGATCCGGAGGCCGTCTTCGAGACCGACTACGACGTCCTCGTCGAGGCGACGCCGACGACGCTCGGTGACGCCGAGCCCGGCTTCTCGCACGTCGAACGCGCCCTCGAGGCGGACCGGCACGTCGTTCTCGCGAACAAGGGTCCGGTCGCCGAACGCTACGAGGAACTGCAGGCGCTCGAGGCCGACAGCGCCGGCTCGGTCCGCTTCGAGGCGACCGTCGGCGGCGCGATTCCGGTGCTGTCGACGATCGAAGACGAGACGCCCCAGGCCGTGACCGCCGTTCGGGGCGTCCTCAACGGCACCGCGAACTTCATCCTCACGCGCATGGCCGCGGAAGGACTGGACTACGAGCACGTCCTCGCGGAAGCCCAGGATCTGGGGGTTGCTGAAGCTGATCCGACCTTCGACGTCGACGGCACCGACGCCGCCCTGAAGTTCGTCATCCTCGCGAACGTGCTGGCCGACGGCGGCTTCGCGCTCGAGGACGCCGACGTCACGGGCATCCAGAACATCCCCGGCAGCGCGCTCGACCTCGCGGCTGAGGACGGTCGCACCATCCGGCTCATCGGCGAAGCGACCCGTGAGGGCGTCCGCGTGGCTCCGCGACTGGTCCCCGAGAATGGCCCCCTCGCGGTCACGGGCACGCGAAACATCGTCCAGATCGAAACCAAGAACGCCGGCTCCCTGCACTCGAGCGGTCGCGGTGCCGGCGGACCCGAGACGGCAACTGCGGTGCTCTCGGACGTCGGCCGGCTCCCCGAACTGTAA